A window from Mogibacterium neglectum encodes these proteins:
- a CDS encoding Sgo0707 family adhesin: MKKRQALSIHKLFVLLLSCLMMIGIVAPNMEAFAVEKTTTDFNLANLNLYEFKCRQENMQVISSGSGTLKEVVTPNGAWTKSTVFMHKYEKSNSQQNYDNVLELLFTNSGEVNGKKVNVRVKVSHLQLNPTRYYAQQANFNDANAGVPFLTVDQNWGDSGIQLMDYVYPDHPNFTNDNTWSFNTKTDVTATLEYADGTPCDLKLTMQPSDIDVKPGNPAAGTVGPSFHEEIGVKNLDSTIDKIVYNRAVSLDEENGAGNWHWWKANANITAAGTSGQDEYNKTGFVMRSKTNSITFAYNSSATSGGLFKFFAEVPYHNNPGTAAKKTVDKTEAPKRVGEPINYTVRYTVPRPGTDIIDDIKSLKFADTFDKKVDFKEAVIKFDGNTLVEGQDYRVTVKPDNENDQDYVEINIINNALFARDKGGKVYEITYKTETNSRALVEGDNTITNSAAKMYFDNVPVNTNTVKTKLLPPTKPKKDVFKDDMSTSVDGKAVKGGDVLTYKVTYKNTLGKKDDVTITDSIPKHTTYVAGSADNGGVENNGVITWKKKDIGNNETFTVTFKVKVDKDVDGKPIDNQAKVSTSDYKFDTNKTHNPTPTEPKKEVFKFGSTTNIDGKTVALGQKLTYVITYKNTTGESRDVTITDKLPKHTSFVEADNNGVFASGQVVWTKRVADGETFKVAFTIKVNDDADGITIPNKANVNDGFNDSDTNLVKNQTPKKMMIIKRTPKTGDDNGILIYGVVLVSSLTAAFAVSRKLRKAGK, translated from the coding sequence ATGAAAAAAAGACAAGCACTGTCAATTCATAAATTATTCGTATTGCTACTATCTTGTCTGATGATGATTGGGATAGTTGCACCGAATATGGAAGCTTTTGCGGTTGAAAAGACAACGACGGATTTTAATCTGGCAAATCTCAATCTATATGAGTTCAAATGCCGCCAGGAGAATATGCAGGTCATTAGCTCTGGTTCGGGAACTCTGAAAGAGGTAGTCACACCTAATGGTGCATGGACCAAAAGTACGGTGTTCATGCATAAGTATGAGAAGTCCAATTCTCAACAGAACTATGATAACGTGCTTGAGCTCCTCTTCACTAATTCAGGTGAAGTGAATGGCAAAAAGGTGAATGTACGAGTTAAAGTTTCTCACTTACAGCTGAATCCAACTAGATATTATGCTCAGCAGGCAAACTTTAATGATGCCAATGCAGGTGTACCTTTTTTGACAGTTGACCAAAACTGGGGAGATAGCGGAATCCAGCTGATGGACTATGTTTATCCTGATCACCCTAATTTCACTAATGACAATACTTGGTCTTTCAACACTAAGACAGATGTCACGGCAACTCTCGAGTACGCAGATGGCACACCTTGCGATTTAAAGCTGACGATGCAGCCGTCTGATATCGATGTAAAGCCAGGAAATCCTGCAGCTGGAACTGTCGGACCATCTTTTCATGAAGAAATAGGTGTTAAGAATCTTGATAGTACTATTGATAAAATCGTTTACAATAGAGCGGTTAGTCTGGATGAGGAAAATGGAGCTGGTAACTGGCATTGGTGGAAAGCTAACGCGAACATCACTGCAGCCGGAACTAGCGGACAAGATGAATACAACAAAACAGGATTTGTTATGCGTAGTAAGACAAACTCGATTACTTTCGCATACAATTCCTCTGCAACGAGCGGTGGACTATTCAAATTTTTTGCTGAAGTTCCTTACCACAACAATCCTGGCACAGCAGCAAAGAAAACTGTAGATAAGACAGAAGCTCCAAAGCGTGTTGGAGAACCTATCAACTATACTGTAAGATACACAGTCCCAAGACCGGGAACTGATATAATTGATGATATTAAGTCGTTAAAATTTGCTGATACCTTTGATAAGAAGGTGGATTTCAAAGAGGCAGTGATCAAGTTTGATGGCAATACTCTAGTCGAAGGTCAAGATTATCGAGTAACTGTGAAGCCAGATAATGAAAATGATCAGGATTACGTAGAGATTAATATTATCAATAATGCTTTATTTGCAAGGGATAAAGGTGGAAAGGTATACGAAATAACTTACAAGACTGAAACAAATAGCAGGGCGCTAGTAGAGGGCGATAATACTATTACGAATTCAGCAGCAAAGATGTATTTTGATAACGTGCCAGTTAATACGAATACCGTTAAGACAAAGCTGTTACCACCAACTAAGCCTAAGAAGGACGTTTTTAAAGACGATATGTCTACTAGTGTTGACGGAAAGGCAGTTAAGGGAGGAGATGTACTCACATATAAGGTAACATACAAGAACACTTTAGGAAAGAAAGACGATGTTACGATTACCGACTCGATTCCTAAGCACACGACATATGTTGCGGGTTCTGCTGATAACGGTGGAGTTGAGAATAATGGCGTGATTACGTGGAAAAAGAAGGATATTGGCAATAACGAAACATTTACGGTTACCTTTAAAGTCAAGGTGGATAAAGATGTTGACGGAAAGCCAATAGATAACCAGGCTAAAGTTAGCACAAGTGACTACAAGTTCGACACGAACAAGACTCATAATCCAACGCCAACTGAGCCTAAAAAAGAAGTATTTAAATTTGGCTCTACGACGAATATTGATGGAAAGACAGTTGCGCTAGGGCAGAAGCTAACATATGTGATTACCTATAAAAATACAACTGGAGAAAGCCGTGATGTAACTATTACAGATAAACTCCCTAAGCATACTTCATTCGTAGAAGCAGATAATAATGGGGTGTTTGCTTCTGGTCAAGTTGTTTGGACCAAGAGAGTCGCTGATGGTGAGACATTTAAAGTTGCATTTACTATAAAGGTAAACGATGATGCTGATGGGATCACAATACCAAATAAAGCGAATGTAAACGATGGCTTCAATGATTCCGATACTAATTTAGTTAAGAATCAGACTCCTAAAAAGATGATGATTATTAAGCGCACACCTAAAACTGGTGATGATAATGGTATTTTGATTTATGGTGTTGTTCTGGTTTCGTCTCTGACTGCAGCATTTGCTGTATCGAGAAAGCTTAGAAAAGCCGGAAAATAA
- a CDS encoding ABC transporter permease, which yields MTRFVYEERTNAGVMKALGYTKQDATKQFVIFGICSGGIGSLLGVLLGTYGIPYILCSSLMANMTMPIPELKFNWTIVVIAVLLSLSCTVMPVLAIVHREFKTNAAQLLLPKPPSNSSRILLERVKFIWKRMSFIQKFTARNIFRYKKRMLMTIFGVIGSVALLCAGLRILSSVNDIEGRQFGDLIKYDVVVTKSEEITNDEQIKLDKILKSSGVTRYEDVYIKQLSQQIKGVDDEQDITIMATSKKSFAPLIDIKTKALHNSITLPKNGVVITEKLAKLLGVSKGDTFILNKGGKTYTVRVSEIAEMYAGHYIFVSDDYYSQVWGETPAANSYLVKVNEKSDIANVVSKFTNLEGVKGVAHNLNIIEQIHGVSKSLLTVMFVLTIMSTLLAIVILYNLTNINMVERVREISTVKVLGFLNKEATMYLYRETIVLSIVGIGLGLISGKILHDFIIAYVAPSHVMFTPNIDLWTYIVPSGAVIGVLCVLCVYLNRMIRKLNMLDALKSFD from the coding sequence ATGACACGATTTGTTTATGAAGAACGCACCAATGCTGGGGTTATGAAAGCGCTCGGGTATACTAAGCAGGATGCGACTAAGCAGTTTGTTATTTTTGGTATCTGTTCAGGTGGAATTGGGTCATTACTTGGAGTACTACTTGGGACGTATGGGATACCATATATCTTATGTTCATCTCTGATGGCGAATATGACTATGCCTATTCCGGAACTTAAATTTAATTGGACTATTGTAGTTATTGCAGTTTTACTTTCATTATCGTGCACGGTTATGCCAGTGCTTGCCATTGTACATCGAGAGTTTAAGACGAATGCAGCACAGCTGCTACTGCCTAAGCCGCCAAGCAATAGTTCAAGGATTTTGCTAGAGCGTGTAAAATTCATATGGAAGAGGATGAGTTTCATTCAGAAATTTACTGCAAGAAATATATTTAGATATAAGAAGCGTATGTTAATGACAATATTCGGAGTCATTGGATCAGTTGCGCTACTCTGTGCTGGACTTAGAATCTTATCTTCGGTCAATGATATAGAGGGAAGGCAGTTTGGAGATCTTATAAAATATGATGTGGTTGTTACAAAGTCTGAGGAGATTACAAATGATGAGCAAATTAAACTTGACAAGATTCTAAAATCATCAGGTGTTACAAGATATGAAGATGTGTATATTAAGCAGTTATCACAACAGATAAAAGGAGTGGATGATGAGCAAGATATTACCATCATGGCGACATCTAAGAAAAGCTTTGCCCCTCTCATTGATATAAAAACAAAAGCCCTACATAATTCCATTACTTTACCAAAGAATGGAGTTGTAATTACAGAAAAGCTAGCAAAGCTACTAGGGGTATCGAAGGGAGACACATTTATTCTTAATAAAGGAGGCAAGACATATACCGTTAGAGTTAGTGAAATTGCCGAGATGTATGCAGGACATTATATATTTGTTAGTGACGATTACTATTCACAGGTATGGGGTGAGACTCCTGCCGCTAACAGTTATTTGGTCAAGGTCAATGAGAAGAGTGATATTGCTAATGTGGTATCAAAATTCACGAATCTAGAAGGTGTTAAAGGAGTAGCTCATAATCTCAATATAATCGAGCAGATTCATGGTGTATCAAAATCTTTGCTGACGGTAATGTTTGTTTTGACGATTATGTCGACTCTGCTAGCCATAGTGATTCTCTATAATCTAACTAACATAAATATGGTAGAACGAGTCCGCGAGATATCTACCGTTAAGGTCCTCGGATTTCTTAATAAAGAAGCCACCATGTACCTATACCGTGAAACTATAGTGCTATCAATTGTCGGAATTGGACTAGGACTTATATCGGGTAAAATACTACATGATTTTATAATCGCGTATGTAGCCCCATCGCACGTTATGTTTACACCCAATATAGATTTATGGACATATATAGTTCCGAGCGGAGCAGTTATAGGAGTACTCTGTGTGTTATGCGTTTATTTAAATCGCATGATTAGAAAACTCAATATGCTGGACGCATTAAAGTCGTTTGATTAG
- a CDS encoding ABC transporter ATP-binding protein: protein MAYIEMRHCFKRYASGESEIVANNDVSFEIEKGELVIILGASSSGKSTILNILGGMDTASEGEVIVDGIDIVKLSDRERTLYRRNDIGFVFQFYNLIPNPTARENIELALEIVRDAKDAVETLRPVELGDRVDNFPAQLSGGEQQRVSIARVVVKNPKLLLCDESTGALDYKTGKDVLHILQEISRKNGVTVVIVTRNSAIVPIADRVIYLHDASVRSVEVNENPSDIEIIEY from the coding sequence ATGGCGTATATTGAGATGAGACACTGCTTCAAGCGGTATGCTTCTGGAGAAAGCGAAATAGTAGCAAATAATGATGTAAGCTTTGAGATTGAAAAGGGTGAACTAGTGATTATTCTTGGGGCTTCGAGTTCAGGAAAATCCACAATTCTCAATATCTTAGGCGGAATGGATACCGCTAGCGAGGGTGAGGTAATTGTTGATGGAATTGATATCGTCAAACTCAGTGATAGAGAACGCACCCTATATAGAAGAAATGACATAGGATTCGTGTTTCAGTTCTATAACCTAATACCGAACCCTACAGCAAGGGAAAATATAGAGTTAGCGTTGGAAATCGTCAGAGATGCAAAGGATGCTGTAGAGACTCTTAGGCCGGTGGAGCTAGGGGACAGAGTGGATAATTTTCCAGCACAACTTTCTGGCGGAGAACAACAGAGAGTTTCCATCGCAAGGGTTGTTGTTAAAAATCCAAAGCTCTTACTCTGCGATGAATCTACTGGAGCGCTTGATTATAAGACTGGAAAAGATGTGCTTCATATCTTGCAAGAAATATCGCGGAAAAATGGTGTAACAGTTGTAATTGTGACGCGTAATTCAGCAATCGTTCCGATTGCAGATCGCGTGATTTATTTGCACGATGCCAGTGTTAGGTCGGTTGAAGTTAATGAGAACCCGTCAGATATAGAGATTATAGAATATTAG
- a CDS encoding Cna B-type domain-containing protein, giving the protein MKKGKRIFAFMISFMTMFATIFSNQVSVRAEDTTGLKFTKIEVTDTAGNVKADLLAGGKLSLEEGKDYYLNVAYSVPPSLQFSHTYMDLTLGNGLYYMSLPGSTWQTGAISSTGFEQLTQSPTGNADSPYGYPASTADPSGTPPTVGKSKSGKIAFRSKYSLTNIASTKEIQFRLDKAYENMDTNQILNNVIKLNLRTDSSNFVDSKSYSVNAKDNPTLGFWPNVSSEVVTKGGQTSQLSVGTTGAGEGFLTKAGSSTTIDVVYPSDIQFDGLTEDGVYHMDGVIGSTTDDGTNKTTRVTFPENGRLMGDLVLKPKFTVPSTSSRPNGSTFQVKLKNLSQTVWNENIGRTSTTKEQNLQITILDGSTPELITKVNVRDTMPNWAKKKYDTYNVRFGGLMIRNEMGTTSQPKSLEMTLDKDDTAIIRGVTIPYATGMHYGMLTWTSADGRSGTIDPNLLTHSGVSTLIKNTDLGLGINDSIKTIKVDLGTIPGKWNGMKYEDNTNYDFNSETNAYNVKPGGRNSAFIDESAYYGWEYMPGGVFGTWKKGTDANVKSTIKFYNTGSTPKDINTYEVLGKSGPPKVVNGIGTIDKSQINGGDKFHISGKTSDANWDWNPLQEPVFYVMMPEGFSYSNLKVTNGKLSKPTYVGEFTHGSEKVKVWKYTVDIGQETRGQYQPDFSWKTSEISMDVATNTDAKVGTYHINDFLGMTTKDFKDIGAKLKNMRWDSANSTTEKYTADFGNAVNGGESMSSLSEKTGIKVNQAYEVKADSRLIVPNGDQGDKTYIYDPSTESTKKETTPILDRGGKVTHRIIVRNNTTKIVKHTTLYVPLFLENKDNGLGYHPEGKTQWPLKLTGTDMTSNFKVKYIKFKPGKSYSLNQAPKLGDYDEVTDPAHADMAVFDSKKALAIGDGGTIDLNYEVSKTLPSRYNGKVNVISPVLDYDIDGNTSTLTRQSSAVGFKTTSMDIPVEKVWVGKEGNAAKVHLYAGDTEVDSVTLNAGNNWQHTFAGLDKYKDGKEIKYTVKEDAIANYKSEITGDAASGFTVKNTNIEKVTVPVEKKWVGKSTNKVEVKLLADGTEKGSADLTAADNWKHEFKNLPKYDSADGHEIVYTIKEVKVDGYNTVISGTAKDGFTITNTITGKVSIPVTKKWVGKEGNAAKVHLYAGDTEVDSVTLNAGNNWQHTFAGLDKYKDGKEIKYTVKEDAIANYKSEITGDAASGFTVKNTNIEKVTVPVEKKWVGKSTNKVEVKLLADGTEKGSADLTAADNWKHEFKNLPKYDSADGHEIVYTIKEVKVDGYNTVISGTAKDGFTITNTITGKVSIPVTKKWVGKEGNAAKVHLYAGDTEVDSVTLNAGNNWQHTFAGLDKYKDGKEIKYTVKEDAIANYKSEITGDAASGFTVKNTNIEKVTVPVEKKWVGKSTNKVEVKLLADGTEKGSADLTAADNWKHEFKNLPKYDSADGHEIVYTIKEVKVDGYNTVISGTAKDGFTITNTITGKVSIPVTKKWVGKEGNAAKVHLYAGDTEVDSVTLNAGNNWQHTFAGLDKYKDGKEIKYTVKEDAIANYKSEITGDAASGFTVKNTNIEKVTVPVEKKWVGKSTNKVEVKLLADGTEKGSADLTAADNWKHEFKNLPKYDSADGHEIVYTIKEVKVDGYNTVISGTAKDGFTITNTITGKVSIPVTKKWVGKEGNAAKVHLYAGDTEVDSVTLNAGNNWQHTFAGLDKYKDGKEIKYTVKEDAIANYKSEITGDAASGFVVTNTCVDKPKSNIPSDKSYGKKIVKRHNPKTGDMTNIMLYCTVLLAAVLGLLVALIKKHNR; this is encoded by the coding sequence ATGAAAAAAGGAAAGAGAATATTTGCTTTTATGATTTCCTTTATGACAATGTTTGCTACGATATTCAGTAATCAAGTATCTGTGCGAGCAGAAGACACAACTGGTTTAAAATTTACAAAGATTGAGGTGACAGATACAGCAGGAAATGTTAAAGCAGATCTTTTAGCTGGTGGAAAGCTAAGTTTGGAGGAGGGAAAGGATTACTACCTGAATGTAGCATACTCTGTTCCGCCCAGCTTACAATTCTCACACACTTATATGGATTTGACTTTGGGTAACGGGCTCTATTACATGTCTCTGCCTGGTTCAACTTGGCAGACAGGGGCGATTAGCAGTACGGGATTTGAGCAATTGACACAGTCTCCAACTGGTAATGCTGATTCGCCGTATGGGTATCCTGCGTCTACAGCTGATCCGAGTGGGACGCCTCCCACTGTTGGGAAATCAAAGTCGGGAAAGATTGCGTTCAGAAGCAAGTATTCTCTAACGAACATTGCTTCTACAAAGGAGATTCAATTTCGTTTAGATAAGGCTTATGAGAATATGGATACCAACCAGATTCTCAACAATGTCATCAAATTGAATCTGCGAACGGATAGTAGCAACTTTGTTGATTCTAAATCGTATTCGGTAAATGCTAAAGACAATCCTACTTTGGGATTTTGGCCTAATGTCAGTTCAGAAGTTGTCACAAAAGGTGGTCAAACAAGTCAGTTGTCTGTAGGCACAACTGGAGCTGGTGAAGGCTTCCTTACTAAAGCAGGAAGTAGCACTACAATTGATGTTGTCTATCCGAGCGACATACAATTCGATGGATTAACAGAGGATGGAGTCTATCATATGGATGGGGTCATAGGATCCACCACAGATGATGGAACCAATAAGACAACGCGGGTGACATTTCCAGAGAATGGTCGCCTCATGGGGGATTTGGTTCTAAAACCTAAATTTACAGTACCGAGCACATCATCACGTCCAAATGGATCAACATTCCAAGTTAAACTTAAGAATTTGAGTCAGACGGTCTGGAATGAAAATATAGGTAGAACATCTACGACTAAAGAACAAAACCTACAAATAACAATTCTGGATGGCTCCACCCCAGAGTTGATTACCAAGGTAAACGTACGTGATACCATGCCTAACTGGGCCAAGAAAAAATATGACACGTATAACGTACGCTTTGGAGGACTGATGATTCGCAATGAGATGGGGACGACATCTCAGCCCAAGAGTCTGGAGATGACTTTGGATAAGGATGATACAGCAATCATTCGCGGTGTCACCATTCCATATGCGACCGGAATGCATTACGGTATGTTGACGTGGACTTCTGCAGATGGTAGAAGCGGGACGATTGATCCAAATCTTCTGACACATAGCGGAGTTTCTACATTAATTAAGAATACAGACTTAGGTCTTGGAATCAACGATTCCATCAAAACCATTAAGGTAGATCTTGGAACAATTCCTGGAAAATGGAATGGAATGAAGTATGAGGACAACACCAATTACGACTTTAATTCAGAGACAAATGCTTACAACGTTAAGCCAGGTGGACGCAATTCGGCTTTCATTGATGAGAGCGCATATTACGGTTGGGAATATATGCCAGGCGGTGTCTTTGGAACCTGGAAGAAGGGAACAGATGCCAATGTCAAGAGTACCATTAAATTTTATAACACTGGGAGCACCCCTAAGGACATAAATACATATGAAGTGCTTGGGAAATCAGGTCCGCCCAAGGTCGTAAACGGAATTGGAACTATTGATAAATCTCAAATTAACGGAGGGGATAAGTTCCATATATCCGGAAAGACTAGTGATGCAAACTGGGATTGGAATCCACTGCAAGAACCTGTCTTTTACGTTATGATGCCTGAAGGATTTAGCTACTCCAACCTAAAAGTGACAAACGGAAAACTTTCAAAGCCGACTTATGTCGGAGAGTTTACCCATGGGAGCGAGAAGGTCAAAGTGTGGAAGTACACTGTTGATATTGGACAAGAAACCAGGGGGCAATATCAGCCGGATTTCAGTTGGAAGACTTCCGAGATTAGCATGGATGTGGCAACAAATACGGACGCCAAAGTCGGCACTTATCATATCAATGATTTCCTTGGAATGACTACAAAGGACTTCAAAGATATTGGAGCTAAACTTAAGAATATGCGTTGGGATAGTGCAAATTCAACAACAGAAAAGTACACGGCTGATTTCGGCAATGCAGTTAATGGCGGGGAGTCCATGTCTTCTCTGTCAGAAAAAACAGGCATTAAAGTAAACCAAGCATATGAGGTAAAGGCAGACTCGCGTTTGATTGTTCCAAATGGTGATCAGGGTGATAAGACATATATATATGATCCTAGTACAGAGAGCACAAAAAAAGAAACGACGCCAATTTTAGATAGAGGAGGCAAAGTAACACATAGGATTATCGTACGTAATAACACGACTAAAATTGTTAAGCATACCACACTGTACGTTCCTCTGTTTTTAGAGAACAAGGATAACGGTTTAGGATATCATCCTGAAGGAAAGACTCAGTGGCCTCTAAAACTGACCGGAACGGATATGACGTCCAATTTTAAGGTTAAATACATTAAATTCAAGCCCGGCAAGAGTTATAGTCTTAACCAGGCACCAAAGCTTGGCGATTACGATGAAGTAACTGATCCTGCACATGCGGATATGGCTGTGTTTGATTCAAAGAAGGCGCTTGCGATTGGCGATGGGGGTACAATTGACTTAAATTATGAGGTCAGCAAGACTTTGCCGAGCAGATATAATGGAAAAGTTAATGTAATCTCTCCTGTTCTTGACTACGATATTGATGGTAACACTTCAACTTTAACTAGACAGTCTTCTGCAGTCGGGTTCAAGACAACATCAATGGACATTCCGGTTGAGAAGGTGTGGGTAGGTAAAGAAGGTAACGCTGCAAAGGTACACCTGTATGCAGGAGATACAGAGGTTGATTCTGTGACTTTAAATGCCGGCAATAACTGGCAGCATACGTTTGCAGGACTTGATAAGTACAAAGATGGAAAGGAAATCAAGTACACAGTCAAGGAAGATGCAATTGCAAACTACAAGTCCGAGATAACCGGAGATGCAGCAAGCGGATTTACTGTAAAGAATACCAACATTGAGAAGGTGACAGTGCCTGTAGAGAAGAAATGGGTTGGAAAGAGCACAAACAAGGTAGAAGTAAAGCTACTGGCAGATGGCACAGAAAAGGGAAGTGCCGACCTGACAGCTGCTGATAATTGGAAACATGAATTCAAGAATCTGCCAAAGTATGATAGTGCGGATGGTCACGAGATTGTTTATACAATCAAGGAAGTTAAAGTAGATGGCTATAACACTGTAATAAGTGGAACAGCAAAGGATGGGTTTACAATCACAAATACCATCACTGGCAAAGTATCTATACCTGTAACCAAAAAGTGGGTAGGTAAAGAAGGTAACGCTGCAAAGGTACACCTGTATGCAGGAGATACAGAGGTTGATTCTGTGACTTTAAATGCCGGCAATAACTGGCAGCATACGTTTGCAGGACTTGATAAGTACAAAGATGGAAAGGAAATCAAGTACACAGTCAAGGAAGATGCAATTGCAAACTACAAGTCCGAGATAACCGGAGATGCAGCAAGCGGATTTACTGTAAAGAATACCAACATTGAGAAGGTGACAGTGCCTGTAGAGAAGAAATGGGTTGGAAAGAGCACAAACAAGGTAGAAGTAAAGCTACTGGCAGATGGCACAGAAAAGGGAAGTGCCGACCTGACAGCTGCTGATAATTGGAAACATGAATTCAAGAATCTGCCAAAGTATGATAGTGCGGATGGTCACGAGATTGTTTATACAATCAAGGAAGTTAAAGTAGATGGCTATAACACTGTAATAAGTGGAACAGCAAAGGATGGGTTTACAATCACAAATACCATCACTGGCAAAGTATCTATACCTGTAACCAAAAAGTGGGTAGGTAAAGAAGGTAACGCTGCAAAGGTACACCTGTATGCAGGAGATACAGAGGTTGATTCTGTGACTTTAAATGCCGGCAATAACTGGCAGCATACGTTTGCAGGACTTGATAAGTACAAAGATGGAAAGGAAATCAAGTACACAGTCAAGGAAGATGCAATTGCAAACTACAAGTCCGAGATAACCGGAGATGCAGCAAGCGGATTTACTGTAAAGAATACCAACATTGAGAAGGTGACAGTGCCTGTAGAGAAGAAATGGGTTGGAAAGAGCACAAACAAGGTAGAAGTAAAGCTACTGGCAGATGGCACAGAAAAGGGAAGTGCCGACCTGACAGCTGCTGATAATTGGAAACATGAATTCAAGAATCTGCCAAAGTATGATAGTGCGGATGGTCACGAGATTGTTTATACAATCAAGGAAGTTAAAGTAGATGGCTATAACACTGTAATAAGTGGAACAGCAAAGGATGGGTTTACAATCACAAATACCATCACTGGCAAAGTATCTATACCTGTAACCAAAAAGTGGGTAGGTAAAGAAGGTAACGCTGCAAAGGTACACCTGTATGCAGGAGATACAGAGGTTGATTCTGTGACTTTAAATGCCGGCAATAACTGGCAGCATACGTTTGCAGGACTTGATAAGTACAAAGATGGAAAGGAAATCAAGTACACAGTCAAGGAAGATGCAATTGCAAACTACAAGTCCGAGATAACCGGAGATGCAGCAAGCGGATTTACTGTAAAGAATACCAACATTGAGAAGGTGACAGTGCCTGTAGAGAAGAAATGGGTTGGAAAGAGCACAAACAAGGTAGAAGTAAAGCTACTGGCAGATGGCACAGAAAAGGGAAGTGCCGACCTGACAGCTGCTGATAATTGGAAACATGAATTCAAGAATCTGCCAAAGTATGATAGTGCGGATGGTCACGAGATTGTTTATACAATCAAGGAAGTTAAAGTAGATGGCTATAACACTGTAATAAGTGGAACAGCAAAGGATGGGTTTACAATCACAAATACCATCACTGGCAAAGTATCTATACCTGTAACCAAAAAGTGGGTAGGTAAAGAAGGTAACGCTGCAAAGGTACACCTGTATGCAGGAGATACAGAGGTTGATTCTGTGACTTTAAATGCCGGCAATAACTGGCAGCATACGTTTGCAGGACTTGATAAGTACAAAGATGGAAAGGAAATCAAGTACACAGTCAAGGAAGATGCAATTGCAAACTACAAGTCCGAGATAACCGGAGATGCAGCAAGCGGATTTGTTGTTACAAATACCTGTGTCGATAAGCCAAAATCTAATATACCAAGCGACAAGTCATATGGTAAGAAAATCGTCAAGAGACATAATCCTAAGACGGGTGATATGACAAATATAATGCTTTATTGCACAGTGCTTTTAGCTGCTGTACTTGGACTACTGGTAGCTTTGATTAAAAAGCATAATAGATAA
- a CDS encoding flavodoxin has protein sequence MYVVYWSATGNTEAMANAVGEGIGADAKVVPVSEISVADVKGDDKLALGCPAMGAEVLEEEEFEPFIAELEGCCSGKKVVLFGSYDWGDGEWMRSWKDRMEEAGAVVVEDPVICNNEPDDAGLAQCKTLGKALANA, from the coding sequence ATGTACGTTGTATATTGGAGTGCTACAGGCAACACTGAGGCAATGGCTAACGCCGTTGGCGAAGGCATCGGTGCAGATGCTAAGGTTGTGCCTGTATCTGAGATAAGCGTTGCAGATGTAAAGGGTGATGACAAGCTTGCTCTAGGATGCCCTGCTATGGGAGCAGAGGTACTCGAAGAGGAAGAGTTTGAACCATTTATCGCAGAGCTAGAAGGTTGTTGTTCGGGCAAGAAGGTTGTTCTATTCGGATCGTACGATTGGGGCGATGGTGAGTGGATGCGTTCTTGGAAGGATCGTATGGAAGAAGCTGGCGCAGTAGTTGTAGAAGATCCAGTTATCTGTAACAACGAGCCTGATGATGCAGGTCTAGCACAGTGCAAGACTCTCGGTAAAGCACTAGCAAACGCTTAA